CATTTTTATAGGTCATGCCCCTGCTGAGCCGCAGGGCATCAGTCAGGGCGGCCTCGTCGCTGTCATATTTCCAGACACGACATCCTCCAAGAGCCGGCCCCAGGGTGGTGTCATGAACGGCCACCCAGGCGGTAAAACCGACTTCCAGGTTGTCGCAACGCACAACCCTTTCGTATCCATCCACCTGCAATTCGGTAAATTTATTCATGCCATTCTCTAATTTTTTCACTTTTTATAGTGCCGTTTGCGCAGCCTCCATAAACCCGGAATTCTGTTCTCTCGAGGACGCATCCAGGATCGCTGCATATTCCATCCCTTTCCTCAGAGCCTCACGGTTCAGAGGAAGGAGTTTCTCCGCCTTCTCTCCGAACACCTTTTTAAACGCCTCCATCACATTTTCCGGCTGTACCGCTCTGCTGATCTCCAGATATGCTCCCAGCATGATCATGTTGGCGACCCGGCGATTGCCGCATTCCATTGCCAGCTCATCTGCAGGTATATAGTACTCATGCACATCATCCCTCTCGCTTCTCTCGTCGATCATGGAGCTGTTGACCAGCAGATATCCTCCGGCAACCAGAGATTTCTCAAACTTCCGCAGCGAGGGAAGGTTCATAACAATTGAGCAGCCGGCATCGTTTGCAATAACGGGAGAGCCAACAGGCCTGTCGCAAATCATTACGCAGCAATAGGCCGTGCCCCCGCGCATCTCGGGACCGTAAGATGGCATCCAGGTAACATTTTTGCCTTCGATCATTGCGGCATAGGCAAGCAGCTGCCCCATGGACATCACGCCCTGGCCGCCAAATCCTGCGCAGATTACTTTTTCGTCCATCATTACTCCACCTCCACGGTTTTGTAGACACCCAGCGGATAGTACGGAATCATATTTTCCTCCAGCCATTTGACAGCCTCGACAGGACTCAACCCCCAGCCGGTCGGACAGGTGGAGAGGACTTCGATCAGGGAGAATCCTCTTCTTTCCGTCTGCATTTGAAATCCCTTTCTTATTGCCTTCCCCGCCTGGCGAACCGCCTTGGGATCATGAACCGAGACTCGTTCGATGTGGGCGGAACCGGGGATCTGGGCGAGCATTTCCGAAATCTTAAGGGGCATACCGCAATGCTCCGCATCACGGCCTTCGGGGGCAGTGGTCACCTTCTGGCCGACGAGCGTTGTCGGCGCCATCTGGCCGCCGGTCATGCCGAAGGTGGCATTATTAACAAAAATAACGGTTATCTTTTCCCCCCGATGAGCTGCATGAACTATCTCGGCGGTGCCGATCGAAGCCAGATCGCCATCTCCCTGATAGGTAAAAACCGTCTTGCCGGGCTGAACCCGCTTGATGCCGGTGGCAACAGCAGGGGCGCGTCCATGGGCGCATTCCACCATATCCACATTGAGGTAATTATAGGAAAGAATCGAGCAGCCCACAGCAGCACAGCCGATGGTTTCGCCTAAAAGATCGAGTTCAACCAGGGCTTCGGCAACAAGACGATGAATCGTGCCATGATTGCAGCCGGGACAATAATGGGTATCTTTGTCGGTCAACCCTTTGGTTCTTTGGAATATGACGGTCATACCGCAACCCTCCCCCTGCATTTGCGTATTGCCTCGGCAATTTCCTGCGGAGCGGGTATCACCCCCCCGACCCGTCCATAGAAATCAACCTCCATCCTGCCGTTGACGGCAAGCCGGACATCGTCGATCATCTGGCCGCAGCTCATCTCGACACAGAGTATCCCGGTGCAGCTTTGCGGCAGCGCCCGAAACGGCTGCACGGGAAAGGGCCAGAGGGTTTGAGGCCGAATAAGACCAACCGCTATTTCTCCATCCAGGAGATCAATGGCATTTTTTACTATGCGCGAAGTGGTGCCGTAAGCTACCATCACTATCTCGGCACCTTCCATTTTATATTCTTCCCAGCGCCGCTCCT
This window of the Desulfopila inferna genome carries:
- a CDS encoding thiamine pyrophosphate-dependent enzyme; the protein is MTVIFQRTKGLTDKDTHYCPGCNHGTIHRLVAEALVELDLLGETIGCAAVGCSILSYNYLNVDMVECAHGRAPAVATGIKRVQPGKTVFTYQGDGDLASIGTAEIVHAAHRGEKITVIFVNNATFGMTGGQMAPTTLVGQKVTTAPEGRDAEHCGMPLKISEMLAQIPGSAHIERVSVHDPKAVRQAGKAIRKGFQMQTERRGFSLIEVLSTCPTGWGLSPVEAVKWLEENMIPYYPLGVYKTVEVE
- a CDS encoding 2-oxoacid:acceptor oxidoreductase family protein; protein product: MMDEKVICAGFGGQGVMSMGQLLAYAAMIEGKNVTWMPSYGPEMRGGTAYCCVMICDRPVGSPVIANDAGCSIVMNLPSLRKFEKSLVAGGYLLVNSSMIDERSERDDVHEYYIPADELAMECGNRRVANMIMLGAYLEISRAVQPENVMEAFKKVFGEKAEKLLPLNREALRKGMEYAAILDASSREQNSGFMEAAQTAL